The following are encoded together in the Pectobacterium wasabiae CFBP 3304 genome:
- a CDS encoding J domain-containing protein, producing MRTHYDNLKVSKDAPIEVIQAAYRSLAKKYHPDINKDNPDAARIMQIINSSYEILSDPQKRKEHDSWIIKETWRERAEATLKQNAQTKISTPTQKVKNDKNSFITKTIDLIFSIFSLLRLGFGLCVIGFVAYAIISGIFKTSVSLTNNKNDNSQIIEPSKQKTFVNSSNICNASVKNRKWPITPTIFNQKDRRNGLSSLTLDNTRNNEDIYVRFTFEQDKNTSKFLRDVFIPAGNYAVLEKIPVGIYRVKTQNIKTGCVQISEPITMIERKTTTGIEYSDNSLTFYPVINGNTHFSTLPASQF from the coding sequence ATGAGAACACATTACGATAACCTAAAGGTTTCAAAAGATGCTCCAATAGAGGTAATACAAGCAGCTTATCGTTCATTGGCAAAAAAATATCATCCAGATATAAATAAAGATAATCCCGATGCCGCCAGAATAATGCAGATTATTAACTCGTCATATGAAATTTTAAGTGATCCACAAAAAAGAAAGGAACATGACTCTTGGATTATAAAAGAAACATGGAGAGAAAGGGCTGAAGCAACATTAAAACAAAATGCACAGACAAAAATATCGACACCGACACAAAAAGTGAAAAATGATAAGAATTCATTCATAACCAAAACAATTGATCTTATATTTTCTATATTTTCATTATTAAGGTTAGGATTTGGTTTATGTGTGATAGGGTTTGTCGCATACGCGATAATAAGTGGTATATTCAAAACATCTGTTAGCTTAACAAATAATAAAAACGATAACTCACAGATTATCGAACCATCAAAACAAAAAACTTTTGTTAACAGCAGTAATATATGCAATGCGTCTGTAAAAAATAGAAAGTGGCCTATTACCCCAACTATTTTCAATCAAAAAGATAGACGCAATGGATTATCATCTCTAACATTAGACAACACCAGAAACAATGAAGACATATATGTTAGATTCACATTTGAACAAGATAAAAACACTTCAAAATTCTTACGAGATGTTTTTATTCCTGCCGGAAATTATGCCGTCCTCGAAAAAATCCCAGTAGGAATATATAGAGTTAAAACTCAAAATATAAAAACTGGATGCGTTCAAATATCTGAACCAATAACTATGATTGAAAGAAAAACCACAACAGGAATAGAATATAGTGATAATTCGTTAACTTTTTATCCTGTAATTAATGGCAATACACATTTTTCAACATTACCTGCATCACAGTTTTAA
- the mobQ gene encoding MobQ family relaxase, whose amino-acid sequence MAIFHLSFKILKRSEGKSSLYLAAYNSRTRLKDERTGLIFNYEKKKEDLMHSDILLPPNAPESFKNRSVLFNAIESIEARRDSQLVRYFIVALPRELTLTQNKELITNYINKNFIKKGMCADLAIHNDKDNNNPHAHVMLTMREVNEAGFLPTKNRDWNDKKNVEIWRRSWSVLVNKKLRENNKNEYVSNLSFLRQKELLINKEKENLENGEIDKAEKYINTYIHNKNKTAKKRISRKKFIGNKKLKTYADSADGKYIMTKYKREVKNKPAKRVN is encoded by the coding sequence ATGGCCATTTTTCATTTAAGTTTTAAAATATTAAAAAGAAGCGAAGGAAAAAGTTCTTTATATCTTGCAGCTTATAACTCCAGAACGAGATTAAAAGACGAAAGAACAGGTTTGATTTTTAATTACGAAAAGAAAAAAGAAGACTTAATGCATAGTGATATTTTATTACCACCCAATGCACCCGAAAGCTTTAAAAATAGATCCGTTTTATTTAATGCCATTGAGTCCATTGAGGCGCGAAGGGATTCGCAGCTCGTCAGATATTTTATCGTAGCCTTGCCCAGAGAATTAACATTAACCCAAAATAAAGAATTAATTACAAACTACATAAATAAAAACTTTATTAAAAAAGGCATGTGCGCCGATTTAGCCATACATAACGATAAAGATAATAACAACCCACACGCACACGTTATGTTAACAATGCGTGAAGTAAACGAAGCTGGTTTTTTACCTACAAAAAATAGAGACTGGAACGACAAAAAAAACGTAGAAATATGGCGCAGAAGCTGGTCTGTTTTAGTTAACAAAAAACTTAGGGAAAATAACAAAAATGAATATGTTAGCAATTTGTCTTTTTTGAGACAAAAAGAGTTACTAATTAATAAAGAAAAAGAGAATTTGGAAAATGGAGAAATTGATAAAGCAGAAAAATACATTAATACATACATACACAATAAAAACAAAACAGCAAAAAAAAGGATTTCCCGTAAAAAATTTATCGGCAATAAAAAATTAAAAACCTACGCTGATTCAGCGGATGGTAAATATATTATGACTAAATACAAAAGGGAGGTAAAAAACAAACCAGCAAAGAGAGTAAATTAA